In Malus sylvestris chromosome 2, drMalSylv7.2, whole genome shotgun sequence, the genomic stretch TAAACTATCAACCGCACTGCAGATATGATTATCAATATCAAATGCACTGGCAAACAGTAAGcaacttcatatatatattgccATAAAACAAGATCCCATCTTTGGCAGAAGAAAGATATCCAGCACCTCAACCTCCAATTACAccattttaattacaaatttatgAGAGCAAATCTGCTCTAATGACTATTCAAAATCCCGTCGATTCAAAATCCCTAATTCCAAAAGCCCTAATTTTAGAATTCCTAATTCAGaaacccaaattcaaaatccCTAATCAAATTTGGAATCAAACAATTTGTATGAACTTTGGTTGAGTTTATTGTAGGAATTTCTTACCTTTTGCAGTGAGGAGGTGTGCGGACTGAGACCGAGAGCTCGATTTAGAGCCGAATTTGGGTGGTATGGACAGTGGGTGAAGTCCAAGGACGGAGCTAGAAATGTTTTTGACTGGGGGCGTCCTAAAACAACCAAGTAAAATAATGGGTGTTAAGTTGTTGAGAGTCAGGTACAATAAAAAATCTctaaattaaaaagttaaattttaaattgtaatgCCACAAACGAATGGATGAagtaaattcatataaaatactTTGCAGAGTAAATTTTTTATATCAAGTTATGATACTTCATCAGTTGAATCCAATCTATTTATGAAACCCCCAATTCAATTGAGTTTGATTTAACGTGGAATATTCGGAACCAAAATCAAAAATTtaattgttgttttaattgtcatgacaatttttttcatcGCCCAAAAATCTGAGTGGGGGAGGATGCCCCCTCTGGGCCTTAGGTAGCTCCGCCCTTGGTGAAGTCGCGATTCAGGTTTAGAGTGAGGACTGAGAAGAATGAGGACTAGTGTGGGTAGATTTTAGATTCAGGCGACGGATGTGGGAGGAGAGACAAATCTGCGAGGAGAGTGGTGAGGTTCCATTCAGACATTGAGGTGAGGTGAGGTTGAGTATgaggtgagagagagtgagtgtcTGTGAGTGTCGAGAGACGAAGAGAGAGAGTCAGAGACTGGGTTTGATCTATAttcaacggttgatattaaatttCAACAGAATCTGACGgctattaaaattctaaatatatatttaaaaattaaattatatatatatatatatatatatatatatatatatatataatttggttcggttcgggattACCGAAATCCTAAAAACTTGAGATTGATttccgtaccgaaatttcaagATCGGTTCGGTATTgggtaccgaaattttcgggattttctgtttggtttcgGGTATTTTTCGGTTcgatttgggatttttggttttttttttttttttttccccagcCCTACCTGCTATCCGGGTTCACCTTCAAGAAAGTAACCCAATACCAAAATAAATCGACAAACTAATTTAATTTCCCTTTAGCCACCGACTCATTTGGAAAATCGTGACTGCAAACACAAAAATCATTAATTGGATCCAATTGCACACAAAACCATAGTCAACTGGTTACTACCGTACAAGTTCGAactataaacaaaaacaaaaacaaaaatcacaaCCATGTTCGGTCCGCACATAAGATCCGTAATTAGCTGTCCGCACTTTAGAAATGGCCGCTTTTTGCATTACGGAACAAACTTTGACATGCTTCTATTGTCCACAAAAAAGTTTAACTAGCCAGGCCATGAAATCATATACAGGCTTTAAACAAACGTTGCAGCAGACCCAACCAATCTCAGTTTTGCTAGCACACACAACGCAACAACAGAAAACGTCGGGGAGCCGAACCATCTAGAACTCTGCCGGTTCTGCGACTCTCTCCTTATCTCACACCACCAGGCACCAGGGTTTAAGATATCTCCGCCACTTCTTCCAACCCCAACATttcttcactctctctctctgccgctcCTCTAAAACCCCTTTACCTTTGTTAGAGCTCTGCCATAGCTTCCACTTTCGTCACACTACCAACCCCTTTGCCGTACAAACCCAACACTTCTTCTCTGTCCAACAGCCAGAAGCTACTCCCCCAGGTGTGTTGAATTTACCTCCTTTCCAAacccttttctttgtttcttgtaTCTTTCTTAAATTTCtgtacttttttttaaaaatcttTTTATGGAATGTggttaattttaatgaattgtGAAATGGGTTGCGCTCAAGTCTGCGAAGGAACAATTGAGAGTCAACGCAATTGCCACGAAATGGGAACCCACCAAGGTTTTTCGGGGGCTCTGCACATTTTAATGTTTGATGTCTTCTTTTATTTTGGTGACGAATTGCATTATcggagttttttatttttgtggtggTGATTTGTGGGTGTCAGTTGGTTCCGCAAGCTGACAGAGTGCTTATTCGTCTCGAGGAGCTCCCTCTGGTTTTTGGTCTTACCATTGTGTTTGAAAGTCTGGAGTGGCAACTTTATgcgattattttttattagtccGAATCCAAAGTATCTGTGGCAATGGTTATTTAGTTAAGCATTTGAGCTTTTGGACTGTGATAGTTGTGAAGATCCGTAACATTGTGAAATGGCTTAATGTACTGCTACTAATCGCATAATTCCTATGACAGTTTCTGaccatttggattttttttttctttcaaatataacataaatgaatcatttccttttaaatataaatatgtaTGTTTTGTTAGTTCATTTCATTTTTATGTGGTGAAGATCACCCTAAAAAACCTAAAAAGctgattatatttttatatccTCCCACTTATCATATCGTTGTGATGTTATACCATGATGCATTCAATAACACATTATGTTATATAATGTAGATATAATCGATCCCATGTTATCATGGTTGTTGTATGTTAACCTTTTGTATGTTCTATGTAGAAATTTTCTATGAAGTTAAGCTATTGTATGAGGGCCTGGGAAATGGAAAGAGTGCCATTGGAGGAAACTTGACAGTGGAATGGTACCTGGTCATAGGGGTTTTTATAATTCATTGGGAATACAGTGCGATAGCAGTAGAGTTTTGAATGGTTTTTCATGGCTTGAAGACATATTTGTAGTATAATTCTTCTTTGCGGTCTCGTAGTTCTTCTTTCTAACTTTAATCAAAAGATTTTTCAGTGAAGCAATAATTTTTTATGGTATGGTATTTCCTAATTAGGCCCTGTCTTAATTTTATATTCTGGCAGGACTTGTCTCGGATTGTGTTAGGTTGATTCATACTAGTGACAATTGGGctcattgtattttttttacgTGTGACTCCTCAATGTTCAAATTCAAGTAGTTTGATAATAGGTGTCGAACTTGACCGAGGATCTTGAGATCGACCGGGAGTAAACCTTCAGTAGGGTTACAAAGTGCAAACTATACTAACAATCTTGAACTCGATCAGGTTTAAAAGCCAAGTTCGCATGAGGCATTGTAATTAGGTACAACCTTGGAATTTAAGGGTTGGTTGAAAGGTTTATGTATAGTCCTCTATATCCAAGTTCGCATGAGATGCTTTCAAAATGAAAATGGTATGTATTgcctgattttttttccttcacttttTGGTTAGCATTTAGTATGTTTGTCTCATAGAATACCTCAAACAGATTTCATGTTAATTGCTGACATTTCGTTGCTTTGAAAGCAGTTGGTTTTAAAACGGACTTCATTGTTTTACTTTTCCATTTTTGTTATCATATCAAATGGAAAAATGTATGTGTAGTTGTGTACATACCTTGT encodes the following:
- the LOC126602464 gene encoding 10 kDa chaperonin 1, chloroplastic-like, producing the protein MFGPHIRSSSAIASTFVTLPTPLPYKPNTSSLSNSQKLLPQSAKEQLRVNAIATKWEPTKLVPQADRVLIRLEELPLKSAGGVLLPRSAVKFERYLMGEILSVGADVGEVKAGKKVLFSDINAYEVDLGVDGRHCFCKESELLAIVE